The Candidatus Eisenbacteria bacterium DNA window TGCCTGCGGGACGTACTGCGTGGTGCGGGGGTTCGCGTATGGATACGGTGCGCGCAGGACCCCGGGGTCGGGCCCGACGTCGGTCACGTTCGCCGGCAGCACGTGATTCGCCGCCGCCAGCATCGCGAGCCATTCGGCGGGGGTGCATGGAGTCGTCCACGTGCCGCTCATCTGGAGCACGTTGCCGTTGTCGAAGAGGATCGTGTTGCGCAGCGACAGCAGCGGCGGGGTCGTCTGCAGCGTCGTGTCGTCGGCGCACGCATGGACGGCGGTCGCGGCGTCGGCTACGCGAACCCCCGTCTCCGTGAAGTCCGTCATGATTGCGTTGCTGATCGTGCCGGCGGTCCCGCGGCGGAGCAGGGCGCCGCGCCGCCCGTTCTGACCCGCGACCCCGCCCTGCGATTTCGTGCCGACCACCGTCACGTTGCAGAAGCGCGGGTCGGAGCGGGGCAAGAGGTCGAACCCGTTCTCGTTGTTGTCGGCCTCGAGCCCGTTCGACGAGCCCGAGAAGCCCGGGCCGGTGACGTCCTGGATGCCGAGCGCATACTGCACCGCGCCGGTGTAGGCGAGCTGCCAATCGAACATGTCGTCGCCGCAGCCCGACGCGACCAGGTGGTTCGCGTCCACCGTCCCGCCGAACCATTCGAAGCAGTCCTCGAACGCGACGTTCGTCTGCACATGGTGGAGGATGGTGCCGCGGCCGACGGCATTCAGCATGAAGGCGTCGAGCACGTTGTCCGGTGCCACCTCGACGCCCGCGTACTCGATGCGCACGTAGGTGACAATTCCGCTCGAGTCGCCCGGCAGGGTTCCGCCGAAGTGGACACCCGTCAGCCCCTCGGCGAAGCAGAGACCGCCCGGGCCCGGGCAGTTCGTCGGCGCGCGACCGT harbors:
- a CDS encoding dockerin type I repeat-containing protein — encoded protein: MTAHRVLAAVALAAAVTFAADGWATLCGDSNANGAVDVGDASQLLQYVAGLVSGDGFCGGAGPADCLDLNRDATVDVADLVLLLNVVAGNAVLFECTGRGPVVACGTSLRSACSPTDPLCKVPSANLTLPAGCDTFIDGLVLVPAGVVLTIEPGAIVKGRKQSTNLTPTVLVFLQDAKLNAAGTPAAPIVLTSDQPVGSRNVGDWGGIVLNGRAPTNCPGPGGLCFAEGLTGVHFGGTLPGDSSGIVTYVRIEYAGVEVAPDNVLDAFMLNAVGRGTILHHVQTNVAFEDCFEWFGGTVDANHLVASGCGDDMFDWQLAYTGAVQYALGIQDVTGPGFSGSSNGLEADNNENGFDLLPRSDPRFCNVTVVGTKSQGGVAGQNGRRGALLRRGTAGTISNAIMTDFTETGVRVADAATAVHACADDTTLQTTPPLLSLRNTILFDNGNVLQMSGTWTTPCTPAEWLAMLAAANHVLPANVTDVGPDPGVLRAPYPYANPRTTQYVPQAGGPADGDATTGCGAVAPGHVDDVRYLGAFRPGVTGPGDAGNWLDTPGDWISFAAH